The Leucobacter chromiiresistens nucleotide sequence TCACGCTGCTCACCGCGGACGACGACCGCTTCTCGTGGCTCGTGCTCGCGGTGGGGGTCTCGACGCTCATCACGTTCGCGCTGCAGCTGGGCACGGCGCAGCGCGAGGGGTTCATCACCCGGGTCTCGTTCAGCGTCGCGGGCTCGGTCGTCATCATCGCGATCATCGACGTCATCGGGCTGATCGTCTAGCCGAGACGCGGCGTCGCGGGCGATGTAGACTGGCCCCATGCTTCTCGCACTCGAACTCTTCTACCTCGGTCTCCTCGGCCTCGCCTCGCTCTCGATCGCGTGGGTGTCGGGCACGGTCATCTACAAGCTCTACAAGGGTCAGCGCTGAGCGTTCGCGAGATCGGGGCCGGGGGCGTCGAGCATCCCGCGAACCCGTTCGCCGCGCTCCCGGGTCGCATCGCCGACCCCGAGGCCGGCGTCGCGTCGCACTACGGCGAGCCGCTGAGCGAGCAGCGCGCCCTCGAAGCGGGTGCGGCGGTGGTCGATCTGTCGCACCACGGCATCGTCGTGGTGTCGGGGCCGGATCGCCTGAGCTGGCTGCACTCGATGACGAGTCAGCACCTCCTCGCCCTGCGACCCGGCGAGAGCACGGAGACGCTGCTGCTCGACGCCAACGGACGGATCGAGCACGCGGCCCGCGTCGTCGACGACGGCGAGCGCACCTGTCTGCTGGTGGACGCCGGATCGGCGGAGCCGCTCGCGGCCTTCCTCACCCGCATGCGCTTCGCGCTGCGGGTCGAGGTCGAAGATCGCAGCGGCACGCACGCGGCGGTGCTGGCGTTCGACGGCCCGGCCGCCGACGCGGTGCGCGCGCTCGGGCCCGAGGCCGAATGGCGCGACCCCTGGGCCGAGGTCGCCCGCGGCGGCGTGCAGTACGCGCGCACCGAGACGGAGCATGCGGGGGCGCAGTGGTCGGCCGTGCAGTTCGTCTTCGCGCGCGAGCGCCTGGACGATGTGGTCGGGCTCGTGCGCTCCGGGGCCGTGCGCGCCGCCGGGCTGCTCGCACTCGACGCCCTCGAGGTGCGCGCGTGGCGCCCGTCGCAGGCGGGCGATGTCGACGAGCGCTCCATTCCGCACGAGCTCGACTGGATGCGCACCGCGGTGCACCTCACGAAGGGGTGCTACCGGGGGCAGGAGACCGTCGCGAAGGTGCACAACCTCGGCCACCCGCCGCGCCGGCTCGCGCTGCTGCACCTCGACGGCACGGGCGGGGAGCTGCCGGTGGCCGGCGCACTCGTCTTCGCCGGTGCGGGATCGGCGACGGAGCCGGGCGCGCGGCCCGTCGGGCGCATCACGCGCGCCGCCCTGCACCACGAGTGGGGCGGCATCGCGCTCGCGCTGCTCAAGCGCTCGGTGCCCGAGGACGCGCCGCTCGAGGTGCGCGGCGGCGCCGAGGGGAACGATCCGCAGGCGGAGCCCGGCGAGCCGATCGCGGCCGTGCAGGAGGTGATCGTGCCCGCCACCGCGGGTGCGGCCCGCGCCGTGCCGCGGTTGAATCGGATCTGAGCGGCGCCGGGCGGCGCTCGGCGGCACGGCGGGCGATGCCCGTCTCCCCATAGACTGGGGCGCATGACGAATACGTTGATCCTGCTCCGTCACGGGCAGAGCGAGTGGAACCAGAAGAACCTGTTCACCGGGTGGGTCGATGTGCGCCTCACCGACCAGGGGCGCACCGAGGCGGCTCGCGGCGGCGAACTGCTCGCCGAGGCCGGCCTGCTTCCCGACGTGCTGCACACCTCGCTGCTGAGCCGCGCGATCCAGACCGCGCACCTCGCGCTCGACAGCGCCGACCGCCTCTGGATTCCCGTGCGCCGATCGTGGCGGCTCAACGAGCGCCACTACGGAGCGCTGCAGGGTCTCGACAAGGCGGAGACGCTCGCGAAGTACGGCGAGGAGCAGTTCATGGAGTGGCGCCGGTCGTTCGACACTCCGCCGCCCGCGCTCGACGACGCGAGCGAGTGGTCGCAGGCGAATGACCCCCGGTACGCCGACATCGACGGCGAGCGCCCGCGGACGGAGTGCCTCAAAGACGTGATCGAGCGCATGCTGCCCTATTGGGAGCAGAGCATCCTGCCCGACCTCAACGCCGGCAACACGGTGCTCGTGACGGCGCACGGCAACTCCCTGCGCGCGCTCGTGAAGCACCTCGACGGGATCTCCGACACCGACATCGCGGGCGTGAACATTCCGACCGGCATGCCGCTCGTCTACGAGATCGCGGCTGACGGCACGCCGACGGGACCGGGCCGGTACCTCGATCCCGAGGCCGCCGCCGCAGGGGCCGCCGCCGTCGCCGCGCAGGGCAAGGGCGCCTGAGCCGAGCGCCCGCACAGCAATGAGTCAGGGCCCCTCCGGTGGAGGGGCCCTGACTCATTGCGACGAAGCGGCGAACGATGCGCGGAGCGTCAATCCTCGTCGTCGTCGTCAGCGTTGTACTTGCTGGCGTACTCCGCCCACGGGTCTTCTTCGCGCACTCGCGACGCCTCTGCTGCTGACAGTTCCTGTTGCAACGCAGAATAGTTCGTGTCGGGGCTGAAGTACTTCAGCTCCCTGGCGACCTTGGTGTGCTTTGCCTTCTGACGGCCGCGCCCCATGCGTGACCCCCTTACACAGTCGGGCCCCGCGAGTTCACCCCCGAGGCAGATACCAGTTCATAGACGTATGGTGCAGATTCTAGCATGATGAACCCGCCCCACGGATGCAGCGCGTTAGCATGTGGGCATGCCATCCATGCGCGCTCGTCCCACTCGAATCGTGCTCGTCGCGCTCCTCGTCGTCGCCGCCCTCGCGCTCATCGCGGCGGTCGCCGTCGCCGCTCCCATCCTGCTGCACCGCAGCGCCGGAGGGTCGGGTCAGGAGGTGCCGTCGAGCACCGTGTCGGAGACCTCCGCGCGCGGCGCCGACGGCCGGGTCAGAACGCTGACGGCGAGCGACGAGGACGGACCCGCCGACCTCGGGTCGATCGAGCCGGGGCAGCAGATCCGCATCGACGGAACGGGGTTCGATGCCGGGATCGGCATATACGTCGCGGTCTGCGCCGTCCCTGAAACGGCGGGTGAGAAGCCGGGCCCCTGCCTCGGCGGGATCCCGGAGGGCGCCGAGTCGGGAGACGTCGACACCAGTCGGCTGACGAGCGCGTGGGTGACCGACGACTGGGCGTGGCGCGGCTTCGCCACGCACCGGTACACCGACGCCGACGCGGGCAGCTTCTCCGTTGCGCTCACCATGCCCGACCCGAGCGGTGAGGGCCTCGACTGCCGGCAGGCGCGATGCGCGATCGCCACCCGCGCCGACCACACCGCGAGCGCCGACCGCGTGCAGGACATGCTGCTCCCCATCGTCTACCGGTGACGCGCACCGCGCGGGCGCGAGTCGTCGCGCGCGACGCTCAGTGGGCGACGCCCGCGAGCGGAGCCACCACCCACGTGGCGATCGCGTAGATCGTCAAACCGGCGAGCGAGCCGACGACCGTCCCGTTGATGCGGATGAACTGCAGATCCTTGCCCACCTGCAGCTCGATCTTCTCCGCGGCCTCGCGCGCATCCCACCGCTGCACCGTCTCCGAGATGACGTTCGCGAGATCGTGACGGTAGGTGCGCACGAGCCGTTCGACCACCTCCATCACCCAGACGTCGATCTTGTACTGCAGCGTGGCATCGCCCTGCAGCTTGCCGCCGAAATCCTGTGCGGCGCGCACCATGCG carries:
- a CDS encoding YgfZ/GcvT domain-containing protein yields the protein MGAGGVEHPANPFAALPGRIADPEAGVASHYGEPLSEQRALEAGAAVVDLSHHGIVVVSGPDRLSWLHSMTSQHLLALRPGESTETLLLDANGRIEHAARVVDDGERTCLLVDAGSAEPLAAFLTRMRFALRVEVEDRSGTHAAVLAFDGPAADAVRALGPEAEWRDPWAEVARGGVQYARTETEHAGAQWSAVQFVFARERLDDVVGLVRSGAVRAAGLLALDALEVRAWRPSQAGDVDERSIPHELDWMRTAVHLTKGCYRGQETVAKVHNLGHPPRRLALLHLDGTGGELPVAGALVFAGAGSATEPGARPVGRITRAALHHEWGGIALALLKRSVPEDAPLEVRGGAEGNDPQAEPGEPIAAVQEVIVPATAGAARAVPRLNRI
- a CDS encoding phosphoglyceromutase, whose product is MTNTLILLRHGQSEWNQKNLFTGWVDVRLTDQGRTEAARGGELLAEAGLLPDVLHTSLLSRAIQTAHLALDSADRLWIPVRRSWRLNERHYGALQGLDKAETLAKYGEEQFMEWRRSFDTPPPALDDASEWSQANDPRYADIDGERPRTECLKDVIERMLPYWEQSILPDLNAGNTVLVTAHGNSLRALVKHLDGISDTDIAGVNIPTGMPLVYEIAADGTPTGPGRYLDPEAAAAGAAAVAAQGKGA
- a CDS encoding DUF3073 domain-containing protein, whose protein sequence is MGRGRQKAKHTKVARELKYFSPDTNYSALQQELSAAEASRVREEDPWAEYASKYNADDDDED